TACATATTGTCACATGTTATATCTTCCGTCGGTAACACGAACGCATTAAGATAAATAGAATTAAATGTGGTGCAAGATTTTGAGTTACAGGGAATTGCAACATAGATGCAATTTAATGATAATGCAGTATCTTCATAGCTGATCCAAAATTTAAATAGAGGACTTTGGATCAACACCATCCCTCGGCCCAATTAATCCTTTCAGTATCATCAGAAAAGGGACATGCTTGTAGTAGTAATTCCTTGCCCAAGGTTGGTCTCCTCCTCTAATGGTTGCCGCGGTTGATCATCTCCATCTGGTGCTTCAGCGACTCCTGCCGCTGCATCCTCATCTCCTGGTTGAACTTCCTGATGAACGCCTCCACCCGCCGGTTCAGCTCCTCCTGCCCCTTCGACGCCTCCCTCCTCGGCCTCACCCTCGACGCCGCCCCCGCCGCCTCGATCAACGTCTCCGACTTCCGCATCGCCGCTGCAGGCTCCTCCCGGCAAACGCCGCTGCGAGTGTCCCACGTGTCGGACTTCTTGACCGGGCGCGCCCGCCGCTCCGTGATCGTCCGCCACGTGCTCTCGAGAGTCTCATTCCGCCGCTCCAACCCGAgcgccttccctgaaatcacagttTTGTCCCTGCTTGGTTCAAGTAAAGTTTGTGAGCTTAGCAGGAGGGTGGGGCGAGAGAGAGTGAAACTCCACCGTCGGCGCTGGGCTCGGCGGCCTTCGGGTGGCCGAACCGGGTGGAAAGCAGCGGTTTCGCCTCCGCGGCGACCGAAGACTCCGTTGGCATCTCCGCCAGAGACCCTCTCCTCCTCTTAGGCGACCAACTCGACGTCGATATTATGAACTCCTCCTCCACCTTCGCGCGGCCGGACAACTCCCTCCGCGGCTCGTCCTCCGCAAGCTTCATCTCATACTCCGGCGCCTGGACCTCCGCGAGATTCATCACCGGGAGTGTCGAGGGGTCGGCGGCGGGGTGCTTCTGGAAGCGGGAGGAGGCggcgatggtgatgatgatgccgTTGATGACGAGGTAGATGTAGGGCGGCCGGAGCCAAGCCAGGGCGGAGGCGTACGCCCTGGGGACCTCGGCGGCCAGGAACCAGACGACGGTAGGGCCCACAAGGCGGAGCGCCAGGACCATCGTCACCACCCCTGCGAAGGCAAGCACCGTCTCGAGCGCCATCGACACCCAGGATCCGCCATCGCGACTGCTCGTATCGCGTGAGCCCATCGCCACCGTCCTTTGCGTCGGTAAGCGATCGTAACCGTTCCTTTCTCTTTATCAGGGTCGTTTCACCCTCGCTCGTATCAGGCAGTGGAGCAGAGGTGGTTCATTTATAACAAGAATGCTTTGAGATGGGAGGTGATGAACAATAATGATGGAACTTGGACCGTTCGATGAGGTGCAGTCTTTGGTCCCAGAGACATCTCCATCCTTGGCTCAACGAAGATAATGGATTGGACGGTCCGGATTTACTGTTACCCCAGATCACACGGAATGATGAGGTGGTGGTGGACAGGCAGAGCGCGAGGAGGTGCATGCGTGGCCACTAGGCGGGCCCCATATCCACGTAAGTTTTACGCTACTCAAAGAAGTCGAACTTGAAGCGTCGGGAACTCTCTTGAAGTTGGTGGCCAACTTCATAGTGCTTCGGCACACGTCCACAAAACGGTAGCCATGCAAGCGATTTATGGTCACACCTATGAGTGCCATCTCTTCTTCTCTGTGTGCCATCTCCAACACAAAATATATTCATATTCAATGATATAAAAAAGATCAAGTATATATTTTATGAGTATTAATACATGAAATATATTGAGATAAGGATAGTGGCGGTGCAATCGTCTGACCAATGGAACCAACCATCCTAAAGATCTCAAAAGAACTAAAATATAGGGCTTAGCTTTCTTTACAATGATGTCTTGTAAAGCCACAAAACATGTCTTATCTTTTAGTATTCCATGATCACAACTTAAACCTAACAAGAGTTTGATGGGTAGAGACAACTCAAATCAGGTTAGGTGCTTTAGTGTTATGGACTTTGTAGTGATTTGAGATTAAATCACACTTTCAACATTTACTAAAGATTAGAGTTGAAAATTGAAAATCTTaactaataaaattttaaaaatcttaactAGTTTAATTCGTAAAGATTTTGACCGTTGATAGTAATATTTTTAGATCAAATCTCATCTTTATCACTTAAACTTAAAAAAACAAAATTTACACCAAGTTAGTTGGCTTATGAGAAAAATGAGATTGGCCAAAGATGTTCTAAACTATAATTTTTTCTACAAGCACTGAAATCATGTAAGCATTGACATAATGGAAAACTAAATACTTCATTTACAGGGACTGCAGTTGTAGACACTATTTACTGAGGTATTTACCCTATATATGATGCAAATCACCGAGTCGATCCACATGATCACTGATGTTTGCCATAAAAAAAATACAGATGATAAGTACTCAAATCAGGCTCTTTAACTCGTATTTAAGGTTTTATCAAGTGTACCATCAAGTGGATCTCtcaggagaggagttcacatttATTTCGAATTACTACAAGGAACAGAACCAGCAAATCGGATCAATCACTGTAGAATAGCATGAGGTGTGTATAACTTGCTTCCTTTAAGAGCATGAAAAAGCCAGTTTAGTGTTTGGAGAGCATTCCCTTCGTCAGCGACGAGAAATCATAGTCGTTGCCTGATCGGCTGAGAGTGACAGAAGTTGATGCAAGCGAAGCAAAGCTCTTACTCATTCCGCCTTTGGTTAGTCCATTGATTGGTGCAGCTGATCCCATATTCCATGTTCTGGACCAGATGTTTTATCAGATTACACTAATCATGCCTGAGCAAAGTAAAATCagcaaaatataatattttcactATAAGAGAATTGCCATCAAAGAAATTTGTCAACTTCATGAAACTTGGTATGTATCTTATATGCCAGCCAGGCTTTCTGGATACTGATCAAAATCCTATTCCTTATCTGGTCCTCAACCAGAACATGGAACATTTTGGATCACGGTACAGATATAAGGTGTGTCACTtggtttatctttcaaaataacACCTCTACAACAGAACCAATGCTTTCTGTACCTCTCCTGTAATACAGTTTGTGATACATATCAGAAACATCTTTCGTTTCATTATTCATTGTTTTGAGTCAAAACCTACCcatatttggttttttttttataattctaattatatagaattcattgaaaaaccataaaccagctttcttttttctttttttggtctgACCGATCTGCACCAGCAGGACCTATTCCAACCGATATGCTAGCATGCCATGTATTGGTAATAGATATGTACCAGTTCTGTACCAGTCCGACTAGGGACCAGTATGGGTCTAGTATCAGTACTTGAAACATTGGATACAAGCTTCACATTGGAACCTAAATAGTGCTATAAGCATCAATATTATAAAACACATCAACTGCGACAAAAGCctaaacaagaaacaaaagaatgtGATTTCTGCATGAAATAACTAATTATATGCAGAAGTGTACCCAGATGTTGGGGAAGCTTTGTAGATCCCTGAAGGATGTCCCAGCCAATTGTTTCCTACCTGCtgccaaaaagagaaaaaaagaagagattagtATAGCTTATAGAACTGGAAATTGTCAAATAAAATAAGAATCATAGACAACTGTAATAAACTAACCTGACCGGAGATGTTCGCACCCTTATGACTAGCTGGTGGCATAATTCCTGGACCTTGGTAACCAAGATTTGGCCAGTTTTGATATGGGAGACTCACATTAAGTGCAAGATAACCATTAAGAACTGTCTGATTATTAGTTCTTCCAGGCAATGTTGAATTAATACCAACAGGTTTACTTGCAGCTGTTTGAAAGGACTGCTGCTGGGAAACAGAAGCAAGTTGCTGCTGATGAATTGAATAGGGTGACGCCATATTGGGCTGCAAAAGTCATCAACATAATTTAGATTAAAGGCTTGCATATATGCAAGAAGAAAACCAACATACAACTAATACTGATGATAATACTGCACAGGGTTCCCACTTACCACCAACGCAGGGTCTCGGAAGGCCAGACAAAC
The DNA window shown above is from Musa acuminata AAA Group cultivar baxijiao chromosome BXJ2-4, Cavendish_Baxijiao_AAA, whole genome shotgun sequence and carries:
- the LOC135608783 gene encoding uncharacterized protein LOC135608783; protein product: MGSRDTSSRDGGSWVSMALETVLAFAGVVTMVLALRLVGPTVVWFLAAEVPRAYASALAWLRPPYIYLVINGIIITIAASSRFQKHPAADPSTLPVMNLAEVQAPEYEMKLAEDEPRRELSGRAKVEEEFIISTSSWSPKRRRGSLAEMPTESSVAAEAKPLLSTRFGHPKAAEPSADGKALGLERRNETLESTWRTITERRARPVKKSDTWDTRSGVCREEPAAAMRKSETLIEAAGAASRVRPRREASKGQEELNRRVEAFIRKFNQEMRMQRQESLKHQMEMINRGNH